In Ursus arctos isolate Adak ecotype North America unplaced genomic scaffold, UrsArc2.0 scaffold_3, whole genome shotgun sequence, one DNA window encodes the following:
- the SYPL1 gene encoding synaptophysin-like protein 1 isoform X1, with protein MSSFQLNINPLKEPLGFIKVLEWIASIFAFATCGGFKGKTEIQVTCPKLNENKTITAAFGYPFRLNEASFQAHPDVNVCNVNWKSYVLIGDYSSSAQFYVTFAVFVFLYCIAALLLYVGYTSLYRDNRKLPMIDFVVTLVAAFLWLVSTSAWAKALTDIKIATGHGIIKELQPCNQEVMCYFGSVTSMGSLNVSVIFGFLNMILWGGNAWFVYKETSLHSPSNTSTSHSQGGIPPPSGI; from the exons ATGTCCTCCTTCCAGCTCAACATTAACCCGCTCAAGGAGCCGCTCGGCTTCATCAAGGTCCTCGAGTGG ATTGCTTCTATCTTTGCTTTTGCCACCTGTGGAGGTTTTAAGGGCAAAACAGAAATTCAAGTGACTTGCCCTAAACTTAACGAAAATAAAACGATCACAGCTGCTTTTGGTTATCCATTCAG GTTGAACGAAGCATCATTTCAGGCACATCCAGATGTAAATGTGTGTAATGTAAATTGGAAAAGCTATGTCCTTATCGGAGATTACTCTTCTTCTGCACAATTTTATGTTACCTTTGCAGTCTTTGTCTTCCTGTACTGCATTGCTGCTCTTCTGCTCTATGTTGGTTATACGAGCCTGTATCGGGATAATCGAAAACTTCCCATGATT gACTTTGTTGTTACTCTTGTTGCCGCTTTTCTGTGGTTGGTGAGCACTTCAGCCTGGGCTAAAGCtcttacagatattaaaataGCTACCGGTCACGGTATTATCAAGGAACTTCAGCCTTGTAATCAAGAAGTGATGTGTTATTTTGGCTCTGTGACTAGTATGGGATCCCTAAATGTATCTGTG atCTTTGGCTTTCTGAATATGATACTTTGGGGAGGAAATGCATGGTTTGTGTACAAGGAGACCAGTTTACACAGTCCATCAAATACTTCTACTTCCCACAGCCAAGGAGGTATTCCACCTCCTTCTGGAATATAA
- the SYPL1 gene encoding synaptophysin-like protein 1 isoform X2 yields MSSFQLNINPLKEPLGFIKVLEWIASIFAFATCGGFKGKTEIQVTCPKLNENKTITAAFGYPFRLNEASFQAHPDVNVCNVNWKSYVLIGDYSSSAQFYVTFAVFVFLYCIAALLLYVGYTSLYRDNRKLPMIIFGFLNMILWGGNAWFVYKETSLHSPSNTSTSHSQGGIPPPSGI; encoded by the exons ATGTCCTCCTTCCAGCTCAACATTAACCCGCTCAAGGAGCCGCTCGGCTTCATCAAGGTCCTCGAGTGG ATTGCTTCTATCTTTGCTTTTGCCACCTGTGGAGGTTTTAAGGGCAAAACAGAAATTCAAGTGACTTGCCCTAAACTTAACGAAAATAAAACGATCACAGCTGCTTTTGGTTATCCATTCAG GTTGAACGAAGCATCATTTCAGGCACATCCAGATGTAAATGTGTGTAATGTAAATTGGAAAAGCTATGTCCTTATCGGAGATTACTCTTCTTCTGCACAATTTTATGTTACCTTTGCAGTCTTTGTCTTCCTGTACTGCATTGCTGCTCTTCTGCTCTATGTTGGTTATACGAGCCTGTATCGGGATAATCGAAAACTTCCCATGATT atCTTTGGCTTTCTGAATATGATACTTTGGGGAGGAAATGCATGGTTTGTGTACAAGGAGACCAGTTTACACAGTCCATCAAATACTTCTACTTCCCACAGCCAAGGAGGTATTCCACCTCCTTCTGGAATATAA
- the SYPL1 gene encoding synaptophysin-like protein 1 isoform X3 — protein sequence MIDFVVTLVAAFLWLVSTSAWAKALTDIKIATGHGIIKELQPCNQEVMCYFGSVTSMGSLNVSVIFGFLNMILWGGNAWFVYKETSLHSPSNTSTSHSQGGIPPPSGI from the exons ATGATT gACTTTGTTGTTACTCTTGTTGCCGCTTTTCTGTGGTTGGTGAGCACTTCAGCCTGGGCTAAAGCtcttacagatattaaaataGCTACCGGTCACGGTATTATCAAGGAACTTCAGCCTTGTAATCAAGAAGTGATGTGTTATTTTGGCTCTGTGACTAGTATGGGATCCCTAAATGTATCTGTG atCTTTGGCTTTCTGAATATGATACTTTGGGGAGGAAATGCATGGTTTGTGTACAAGGAGACCAGTTTACACAGTCCATCAAATACTTCTACTTCCCACAGCCAAGGAGGTATTCCACCTCCTTCTGGAATATAA